The following coding sequences are from one Nicotiana tomentosiformis chromosome 3, ASM39032v3, whole genome shotgun sequence window:
- the LOC138907703 gene encoding uncharacterized protein → MTDPNEHVTSYTCSIKGNDLEDGKIESVLLKTFGETLSKGAMIWYHNLPPNSIDSFSMLADSFIKAHAGAIKVQTKKSDLFKVKQKENEMLREFVSRFQMEQIDLLPVADDWDVRAFTQGLNIRSSVASQQLKKNLIEYPDITWTDVHNWYQSKIRVKDDQLGAPSKSIYLARTLDRAKRDIDREPGSNGDRYRPYRDPRSSGSGRNP, encoded by the coding sequence atgaccgatccaaacgagcatgtaacctcttatacatgttccatcaaagggaacgacttagaAGATGGCAAAATCGAGTCTGTTTTGCTGAAAACATttggggaaaccctgtcaaagggagccatgatatggtatcacaacttacctcctaattctattgactctttttctatgcttgcagactctttcataaaagcacatgccggtgcCATCAAGGTCCAAACCaagaaatcagaccttttcaaagtcaaacagaaggagaacgagatgctcagggagttcgtgtcccgttttcaaatggaacaaatAGATCTGCtgccggtcgctgatgattgggatGTTCGggctttcactcagggactcaatattcgaagctcggtggcttcgcaACAATTAAAGAAAAACCTGATAGAATACCCTGATATTACCTGGACCGATGTACACAAttggtatcaatcaaaaatcagagtcaaagatgatcaactcggggcaccTTCGAAGTCTATATATCTCGCCAGGACTCTTGATAGAGCCAAGAgggacatcgatcgtgaaccaggATCAAACGGGGATCGATATCGGCCCTATAGAGATCCAAGAAGCAGTGGGTCAGGGCGGAACCCGTAA